Within the Gemmatimonadales bacterium genome, the region CTCCTCGGGTCCTCCCGGACCCAAAAACAAAAGCGAGACCTCGTCCGCTCACCCGTGGCACAATGCCTTGGCAGCTGGACGAAGGTCTCGCTCTGACGCAGGGAATGCGAGGCTCCCTGCTTCCTGCCGGACCGTGCCCGCGCCTCCCGAAAGAGGCGCGGACAGTCTTGACGATCCGGACGTCCGCCCGTGGGCGGATGAGCTACTCCCCCTCTTCGCGGGACAACACTAGCGGGGGCGAACGCCGGCGTCAACGGCGGGCGCGGCAAAGGAATACCGGACAGCGCCTGGCCCCGCTTGCACATGAGACCAACCTAGACTAGACTAGCGGCATGGAACCCATAAATATCTACGACGCCAAGACCCACCTCTCCAAGCTCGTCGATCGCGTGCAGGAGGGCGAAGAGGTTGTCATCGCCCGCCATGGCAAGCCCGTCGCGCGGCTCATCCCCTACGCGCCGCGCCGTGAGCATCGCACTCTCGGCGCGTGGTCGGGCCAGATCTGGATCGCCCCCGACTTCGACGACACGCCCGACGAGGTGATCCGCTCGTTCGAGGGAAGCGACGGGGAGGAGCCCGCCTGAGGCTTCTCCTCGACACCCATGTCGTGCTCTGGGCGCTGGGCGCGCCGAAACAGCTCGAGCCGCGCGCCCGCAAGGCCATCGAAAGCCCCGCCTCCGACGTGCTTGTGAGCGCCGTCTCCGTCTGGGAAATCGCGATCAAGGAAGGGCTCGGCAAGCTCCGGCTGCCCGGGCCTGCCGCGGAGTGGCTTCCGGACGCCTTCTCGTCCGCCGGATTCCGCACCCTCAACGTGACTCCTCACCACGCGCTCGCGGCAGGCGCGCTGCCGTCGCATCACCGCGACCCGTTCGACCGGATGCTCGCCGCCCAGGCGCTCGCCGAGGGGCTTACCCTCGTGACGCGGGACGCGCGATTCGGTGACTATGGCGTGCGCGTGCTCGCTGCCTGACGCCCGACCGCCCGACCGCCCGACCGCCTGACCGCCTGACCGCCTGACCGCCTGACCGCCTGACTCAGAACCCCGGCTCCCCCTGATCCACCGGATCATCCAGCCTTATCGCCCGTACCTCCGCCCCCGCTGGCGTCTCGAACTGCCCCTCCGGAATCACCAGCAGCGCGTTTGCCACCACCATCGACGTGAGAATCCCCGACCCCTGCGGCCCCGTGAGCCTCGCCTCCGGCCCGCTCGGCGTGTCGGTCACGACCGCGCGAAGAAAATGCTGCAACCGGGGCTTGAGCGAGATTGGCTCCGCCGCGCGCACCGTGATGCCGCGCCGGAAGGGCAGGGCGTGCCCGCTCATCTTCCGGATGGCCGGCCGCACGAACAGCTCGAACGTCACCATCGTGCTCACCGGGTTGCCCGGCAGCCCGATCCACGGAATCCCCTTGAGCAGCCCGAACCCCACCGGCGCGCCCGGCCGCATCCGGAGCTTCCAGAACCGCTGCTCCACCCCCATCTCGTCGAGCACGGCGCGGAGGTAGTCGTGCTCGCCCACGCTGATGCCGGCGGTGGTGACGAGCAGATCGCAGTCGAGCGCGCGCGAAAGATGCTCGCGCATGCTCTCCGGCGTGTCCCGCGCGATGCCGAGGTTGACCGGCTCGCCGCCGGCGCGGCGGACGAGCGCCACGAGCGTGTGAGTGTTGCTGCTCGCCGTCTTGCGTCCGCTCAGGATCGCCTCGGGCTGGTCCACGTCGACGATCTCGTCGCCGCTCCCGAGAATGGCCACCCGCGGGCGGCGATAGACCAGCGGGTTCGCCACCGCGAGCGACGCGAGCACGCCGAGCTCCGCGGGGCCGAGCGCCGTGCCCTCGCGGAGCACCGTCTGGCCCCGCCGGATGTCCTCGCCCGCGCGGCGGAAGTTGATGCCGACGTCGCGGTCGCGCATGATGGTGACGACCTGCGCACCCTGGTCGGTGTCTTCCTGGCGGATGACGCTATCGGCGCCTTCGGGGAGCGGCGCACCGGTAAAGATGCGCGCGCACTCGCCGGCGCCCACCGCGCGGGTGGGAAACGCGCCGGCCGGGAGCGCCTCGATCACGCGGAGCCGCACCGGTGCCGCTTCGCTCGCGCCGCGCACGTCGGCGCCGCGCGCCGCGTAGCCGTCCATCGCCGAGTTGGTCCATGCGGGAATGTCGAGCGGGCTCACGACGTCCTCGGCCAGCACGCTGTCCAGCGCGTCGTCGAGCGGCACGCGGAGCGCGGGCTGGCGGTGGACGTCGGCGAGGATCCGGACCGCCGCCTCGGTGGCGGCTAGCGGCGCCGGGTTCACAACCGCTCGGCCCTCTCCCAGGCGACGTTCGTGAGCGTAGTGAGCCAGCTCGTGTCCTGGAAGCGGAGCACCGCGCAGCGCGCGGCGCGAATGGCGGGGTTGTCGGTGTCGACATTGTCCACCACGAGCGCGATCCACTCGCCCGCGTTCGGCGCGGCCGGGTCGAAGATCGGGTGCGCCGCCGCCGCGCTCCGGAATACTTCGATCTTGGGGAGCGCGGCGCGCTTGTATCCCTCGCAGAGCACGATGTCGGCGCCCTGCATGTAGCGCTGCGCGAGCGCCTCCGGGTCGTACTCGTCGGGCGCCCGCTCGAAGAGCACGCGGGTCTCGGGCGAGGCGAGCAGCGTGCGCTCGGCCCTTCCAAGATTGAAGTGGCGCCAACTGTCGCTGCCCGCGCGGTCCGCGTCCGCCGGATGGTGCCCGTGCTTGATCGTCATCACCCGGTGCCCGCGGTGCGTAAGCTCGCGCGCGAGCGCCACGGTGAGCGTGGTTTTGCCCGCGTTCTTGCGGCCGATCACCGAGAGGATCCGAGTCGCCACAGCGCGTCCGCCTCTGTCAGGTCGCCGGCGGTGTTGACATTGAAAAAGAGCCGCTCGGGATCGCCCGTCGCCCGCACCGCCTCCGGCGGCATCGTGCCCACCCGCACGTCGCGATGGAAACCGATTGCTCTGAGGTCGCCGCGGTCGAGGCTCGCCGCGATCGCCGCGGCGCAGGCCGGCCCGTACGCTGCGCAGAGCGGCTCCACGCCGCGCCGGCCGCCGCTCTCGGGCAGGTACGCGTCGTACTTGCCGAGCCCCGCCGCGAGCGCGCGCACCAGCTCGGCCGTGACGAACGGCATGTCCCACGCGACGCAGACGACCGGCGCCGGCGCGGCGACGACCGCGGTGTAGATCCCGCCGAGCGAGCCGAGGCCGGGGCGCACGTCGGCCGTGACCCGGAGTCCCGCGCGCCACGTGTCCGCCTCGGGCGCGTTCGCCACGAGCAGCGGCTCCTCGCCGAGCGCGTCGACGAAGGTCCCGACCAGACGATCCAAAATCCGCGCGCCGCCCACAACCTCGAGCCCCTTCGCCCGCCCCCCAAACCGCGTTGCCCCTCCACCCGCGAGAATGGCCCCCTTCAACTGTCCGCCTGTCCGTCTGTCCGCCCGTCCGCCTGTCCCTCGGTCCGCCCGTCCGCCCGTCCGCCCGTCCGCCCGCTCTCCCACACCTGCGGCTCGCCGCTCACCGCGCGCCCCACGAGCACCATCCCGGTGCGCCGCGCGATCTCCACCGCGAGCGTCGAGGGCACCGACGGCGTCGCCACCCACGCGATCCCCGCGCGCGCCGCCTTGAACGCGAGCTCGGCCGAGATGCGTCCGGTGACGAGCAGCCCGAGCCCCGCGACCTTGCGCTCGGCGATGAGCGCCGCGCCGATCGCCTTGTCCACCGCGTTGTGCCGCCCGATGTCCTCGGCGTGCGAGATCAGCGCGTCGCCATCGATGAGCGCCGCCGCGTGGATGCCGCCGGTGTCCTTGTATCGCTCGCCTCGGGCAAAGAGCTGCTTGAACGCGGCGCGGAGCCGCTCGAGCGCGGGCGCCTCGCCGCGCGTGGGGCTCGCGGCAACCGTCGCGGGGTCGGCGAGAAAGGTGGCCACCGCACCGCACCCCGACGCAAGCACCGGCCTTCGCGCCTCCGCCCGCACCGCGTCGGCCTTTGCTTCGGGCACGTCGGCCCAGAAGCCCAGGTCGGTAGCGCACGGCCGGAGCCGCACCTCGCTCGCGCTGTCGACGTAGCCTTCGCCGTGCAGCCAGCCCACCGCCAGCTCCTCGAGCAGGTCGGGCGTGCACATCCACGTCACCGCCTGCCGCCCGTTCACCTCGAGCCAGACGGCGGTTTCCTCCACCGCCGCGTGCGCCGACATCCGGCCGCCGCGCTTGGCCGGACGCGCGAGCTCAGGGGAGTCCGGTGCAGTCGGCATGGAGCGTCGGGTCCTCGCTCACGCGCACCCGCTCGAGCCGGACGCCCGCGGGCAGGCGGGCGGAAATGCGCTGGTAGAAATACTCGGCCAGCGCTTCGCAGGTGGGGAGGGTATCGGCAAAGGCGGGAAGATCGCGGTTCAGGTACTTGCCCTCGCACGGCTCGAACACTTCTTCGCGCAGAATGCCGTCGAGCGCGGCGAGGTCGACCAGCAGATCGGGCGGAGCATCGGGTGCGCCGCGTACGGTGACGGCGCACTGATAGTCGTGGCCGTGCCCCGGCTCATCCGAGAGCGGCCCGAACTCCGCGCGATTCCGCTCGGGCGTCCATTCGGGGCGGTACATCCGGTGGCGGGCGAAGAAGCTCACGGTGCGGGTGAGGGTGGTCGGCATCGGCGGCGCCGCGGCTCAGAACGTGTAGCCGAGCCCCGCCTGGAACCAGGGCGACATGGTCCATTCGCTCTGGCGCACGTCGGCGAGGACCGGTGTGGGATTCATGCGGAAGTTAGCCGGATAGCTGAGCTTCCACAAAACCGCGCGGGCCTCGCCACGCAGGTGCAGCCGCCGCGTCACGAAGATCCTCACACCGGCGTTCGGCGCGAAGAAAAACCTGTTGCCGAACTTGAAGCCGCTCGTGTCGGCCGGCGTCTTCTCGGAGAACGCGCCGCCGAGCGTGATCGCGCCGAACGGCGCCAGCCGGTGCCACGTCTTTCCGCCGGTGAGGTTGAGCTGGATGTCGAGCTCGGCGAACATCACCTTCTGGTCGATCGGGCCGCTCACCCGCTGGGCGACGGGCTGGAACGGATCGATCAGCAGCCGGTCGAACGTGCCGCGCGACAACCCGATCCCGAACTGCACCGCCTTCGCGGTGCGGATGTCGAACCGGAGGCCGTACGTCGTCGCGTTGTGCGGGCCCACGCCCACCTCGCCGCCGCCCCCGCCGAAGTGGCCCACGAGCAAGGTGAACGAGTTGCCGTTGGGGAAGTCGTGGTAGGGCGAGTGGCCGGGCGCGTGGCCCACCTGCGCGCGCGCCGCGGCCGGCACGCCGATCGCCACGAGCGCGGCGAGCGCGAATGCAGCCGGCCCGTGCCGCGCCCGCGCACGCCGCGCCCGCGCCCGCCGCGCCCCTGCCCGCCGCGCCCGCGCAGCCACCCGCGTCAGCATTGCCTCAAATCCCGCCCCGTCATCTCCCGCGGCGGCTCGACGCCGAGCAGGCCGAGCACCGTGGGCGCCACGTCGCGGAGCGCGCCGCCCGGGCGGAGCGTGGCGCAGTCACCGCGCACCGCGACGATCGGCACGGGATTGGTCGTGTGGGCGGTGTGCACGCCGCCGGTCGTGGGGTCGATCATCGTCTCGCAGTTGCCATGGTCGGCGGTGATGAGGACGCTGGCGCCGGCGGCTTCCGCACTCGTGAGCACGCGGGCGAGGCACTGGTCCACCGTCTCGACCGCCTTCACCACCGCCGGCAGCACGCCGGTGTGGCCCACCATGTCGGCGTTGGCGTAGTTGCACAGGAGAAAGTCGTGATCGCCCTTGACGAGCGCGCGGCAGAGCGCGTCGGTGACGCCGGCCGCGCTCATCTCGGGTGCCAGGTCGTACGTCGCCACCCGCTGCGATGGGATGAGGCAGCGGTCCTCGCCCTTGTAGGGCGGCTCGAAGCCGCCGTTGAAGAAGTAGGTCACGTGGGGATACTTCTCCGTCTCCGCGGTGCGCAACTGCGTCATCCCGCGGTCCGCCAGCACCTCCGCCAGAATGCGCGCGAGGGTGAACGGCGGGAACGCCTGCGGGATCTCGAACGTCTGGTCGTACTGCGTCATCGTGACGCACTCGACGTCGGGCCGCTCCCCCACGTCGAAGCCGTCGAAGCCGCGCACGCAGAGCGCCGCCACGATCTGGCGCATCCGGTCGCTGCGATAGTTGAAGAAGAAGATGCCGTCGCCATCGCGAACCCGCGCCACCGGCTCGCCGTTCCGCACGTGGATGAGCGGCTTGATGAACTCGTCGGTCTCGTGCCGCTGGTAGGCGGCCTGCACCGCGAGCACCGGATGGGTGATCGGCTGCCCCACGCCGTGCGCGATCGCCTCGTACGCCACCCTGGTGCGCTCCCAGCGCCGGTCGCGGTCCATGCCGTAGTACCGGCCGGTGAGCGTGGCGATGTCGATCTTGTCGCCGGCGATGCTCCGCATGTCGCGCAGCAGCGTGCGGACGACCTCCGCGCCGAGCGTCGGTGCCGAGTCGCGGCCGTCGAGGAAACCATGGATCGCGATCTGCGGCACCCGCTGCCGCACGCCCAGCTCGACGGCGGCGAGCAAGTGCCGGTCGAGCGCGTGCACGCCGCCGGGCCCGAGCAGCCCCACGAGGTGCAGCGTGCCGCCGGTGGCCCGGACGGAGGCGCAGAGCTCGGTGAGCGCCCCGATCGAGTAGAACTCGCCGCTCGCGATGCTCTGGGAGATGCGCACCAAGTCCTGCGGCACCACGCGCCCGGCGCCCAGGTTGAGGTGCCCGACCTCGCTGTTGCCCATCTGGCCCTTCGG harbors:
- a CDS encoding type II toxin-antitoxin system Phd/YefM family antitoxin, giving the protein MEPINIYDAKTHLSKLVDRVQEGEEVVIARHGKPVARLIPYAPRREHRTLGAWSGQIWIAPDFDDTPDEVIRSFEGSDGEEPA
- a CDS encoding type II toxin-antitoxin system VapC family toxin, giving the protein MRLLLDTHVVLWALGAPKQLEPRARKAIESPASDVLVSAVSVWEIAIKEGLGKLRLPGPAAEWLPDAFSSAGFRTLNVTPHHALAAGALPSHHRDPFDRMLAAQALAEGLTLVTRDARFGDYGVRVLAA
- the glp gene encoding gephyrin-like molybdotransferase Glp, whose product is MNPAPLAATEAAVRILADVHRQPALRVPLDDALDSVLAEDVVSPLDIPAWTNSAMDGYAARGADVRGASEAAPVRLRVIEALPAGAFPTRAVGAGECARIFTGAPLPEGADSVIRQEDTDQGAQVVTIMRDRDVGINFRRAGEDIRRGQTVLREGTALGPAELGVLASLAVANPLVYRRPRVAILGSGDEIVDVDQPEAILSGRKTASSNTHTLVALVRRAGGEPVNLGIARDTPESMREHLSRALDCDLLVTTAGISVGEHDYLRAVLDEMGVEQRFWKLRMRPGAPVGFGLLKGIPWIGLPGNPVSTMVTFELFVRPAIRKMSGHALPFRRGITVRAAEPISLKPRLQHFLRAVVTDTPSGPEARLTGPQGSGILTSMVVANALLVIPEGQFETPAGAEVRAIRLDDPVDQGEPGF
- the mobB gene encoding molybdopterin-guanine dinucleotide biosynthesis protein B, whose amino-acid sequence is MATRILSVIGRKNAGKTTLTVALARELTHRGHRVMTIKHGHHPADADRAGSDSWRHFNLGRAERTLLASPETRVLFERAPDEYDPEALAQRYMQGADIVLCEGYKRAALPKIEVFRSAAAAHPIFDPAAPNAGEWIALVVDNVDTDNPAIRAARCAVLRFQDTSWLTTLTNVAWERAERL
- a CDS encoding NTP transferase domain-containing protein produces the protein MGERADGRTGGRADRGTGGRADRRTGGQLKGAILAGGGATRFGGRAKGLEVVGGARILDRLVGTFVDALGEEPLLVANAPEADTWRAGLRVTADVRPGLGSLGGIYTAVVAAPAPVVCVAWDMPFVTAELVRALAAGLGKYDAYLPESGGRRGVEPLCAAYGPACAAAIAASLDRGDLRAIGFHRDVRVGTMPPEAVRATGDPERLFFNVNTAGDLTEADALWRLGSSR
- the fdhD gene encoding formate dehydrogenase accessory sulfurtransferase FdhD, yielding MPTAPDSPELARPAKRGGRMSAHAAVEETAVWLEVNGRQAVTWMCTPDLLEELAVGWLHGEGYVDSASEVRLRPCATDLGFWADVPEAKADAVRAEARRPVLASGCGAVATFLADPATVAASPTRGEAPALERLRAAFKQLFARGERYKDTGGIHAAALIDGDALISHAEDIGRHNAVDKAIGAALIAERKVAGLGLLVTGRISAELAFKAARAGIAWVATPSVPSTLAVEIARRTGMVLVGRAVSGEPQVWESGRTGGRADGRTEGQADGRTDGQADS
- a CDS encoding 6-carboxytetrahydropterin synthase encodes the protein MPTTLTRTVSFFARHRMYRPEWTPERNRAEFGPLSDEPGHGHDYQCAVTVRGAPDAPPDLLVDLAALDGILREEVFEPCEGKYLNRDLPAFADTLPTCEALAEYFYQRISARLPAGVRLERVRVSEDPTLHADCTGLP
- the gpmI gene encoding 2,3-bisphosphoglycerate-independent phosphoglycerate mutase, yielding MSNRSARGRPVVLVVLDGWGYRAEREGNAIELSNTPVWHRLWAECPRTLLDASGLAVGLPKGQMGNSEVGHLNLGAGRVVPQDLVRISQSIASGEFYSIGALTELCASVRATGGTLHLVGLLGPGGVHALDRHLLAAVELGVRQRVPQIAIHGFLDGRDSAPTLGAEVVRTLLRDMRSIAGDKIDIATLTGRYYGMDRDRRWERTRVAYEAIAHGVGQPITHPVLAVQAAYQRHETDEFIKPLIHVRNGEPVARVRDGDGIFFFNYRSDRMRQIVAALCVRGFDGFDVGERPDVECVTMTQYDQTFEIPQAFPPFTLARILAEVLADRGMTQLRTAETEKYPHVTYFFNGGFEPPYKGEDRCLIPSQRVATYDLAPEMSAAGVTDALCRALVKGDHDFLLCNYANADMVGHTGVLPAVVKAVETVDQCLARVLTSAEAAGASVLITADHGNCETMIDPTTGGVHTAHTTNPVPIVAVRGDCATLRPGGALRDVAPTVLGLLGVEPPREMTGRDLRQC